Proteins encoded within one genomic window of Esox lucius isolate fEsoLuc1 chromosome 12, fEsoLuc1.pri, whole genome shotgun sequence:
- the LOC105013789 gene encoding troponin C, skeletal muscle, protein MPTDAQSDARSFLSEEMIAEFKAAFDMFDSDGGGDISTRELGQVMRMLGQNPTREELALIIEEVDEDGSGSIDFEEFLVMMVHQLKEDQAGKSEEELSEIFRIFDKNGDGFIDREEFNDIMAATGEPVTEEECDELMTDADLNKDNRIDFDEFLKMMENVQ, encoded by the exons ATG CCTACGGACGCCCAGAGTGATGCTCGGTCCTTCCTGAGTGAGGAGATGATTGCTG AATTCAAGGCTGCTTTCGACATGTTCGACAGCGATGGCGGCGGTGATATCAGCACCAGGGAATTGGGTCAGGTGATGAGGATGCTGGGCCAGAACCCAACCAGAGAGGAGTTGGCTCTGATCATtgaggaggtggatgaggaTG GAAGCGGCAGCATTGACTTTGAGGAGTTCTTGGTCATGATGGTGCATCAGCTAAAGGAAGACCAGGCCGGCAAGAGTGAGGAAGAGTTATCGGAAATCTTCCGTATCTTTGACAA AAATGGCGATGGTTTCATTGACCGTGAGGAGTTTAATGACATAATGGCTGCCACTGGAGAGCCAGTCACAGAGGAGGAATGTGATGAGCTTATGACAGACGCAGACCTAAACAAGGACAACAGGATTGATTTTGATG aatttctgaagatgATGGAGAATGTACAGTAA